In Candidatus Methylomirabilota bacterium, the genomic window GGCCGCGGCCCGGCTTCCTGGCGGGTCTCCGCGACCTCGCCCGCCAGCACGGCGCCCTTCTCATCTTCGACGAGGTGGTGACGGGCTTCCGGCTGGCGTACGGCGGGGCCCAGGAGCGCTATGGGGTCGTCCCCGACCTCGCGGTGTTCGGCAAGGCGCTGACGGCCGGGTTCCCCCTGGCCGCCATTGCCGGCCGGGCGGACGTCATGGCCACCGCCCACCCGGCCCGCAAGGGCACGCTCGACTACGCCGGTCTGTCGGGCACCCTGAGCGGCAACGCGCTGGCCTGCGCGGCCGGCGTCGCCGCGCTGGGAGAGCTCCGCCGGCCCGGCGTGTATCCGCGTCTCCACGCGCTCGGCGAGCGACTCCGCCGCGGAATCGGCGAGCGCGCGGCCCGGGTCGGCGTGCCCCTCCAGGCGATCGGAGACGGACCGATCGCGCAGGTCTTCTTCGTGGCGCCCGAGGCCGATCTCGCCTCCGAGCGGGCCTTGCGGACGGCCGATGCCAAGCGCGCGACGCGCTTCGGGCTCGAGCTCCTCGCCCGCGGGCTCTTCGTGGTTCCCAACACCAAGCTCTACATCTCGCTCGCCCACACGGAGCGCGACATCGACTGGGCCCTGGGTGTGATGGAGGAGGTCCTGCGCGAGATGCGCTGAGGTCGCGGCCGTTCTCCGGGGGGCGCGGAGGCCCGCGTCGGGTCGGAATCTCCGCGGGTGATGCGGTGACGTCCCACACGCATTCCACGCGGGTGTGCGGCGTTCTCGGGGTTATTCGCCCCCTTGCGTTGCGACCGGAATCGGCATACGATCGGTCGCTGTGAAGCGGGTCCGGCGCGCGTCGAACGGAGGTCCGTCCGTGGAATTCGGCTTCGCCCTTCCGAGCCGAGGGCCGCTCGCCAAGCCTGGAATCCTCGTTCGTCTCGCCCGGAAGGCAGAGGCCCTCGGATACTCGTGCGTGACCGTCTCCGACCACATCGTCCTCCCGACCAAGAGCTCGGCACCCTACCCCTACAGCCCGTCCGGCGAGTTTCCGGGTGGGGCGCGGCAGGATTACCTCGAGCCCTTGATCCTGATGGCCTGGCTCCTGGCGGCCACGCGCCGGATCCGGGTCGGCACCAGCGTCCTGGTGGTCCCCTACCGGAACCCGGTCGTGACGGCCAAGCAGCTCGCCACCCTCGACGTGCTCTCGGGAGGACGCGTCATCGTGGGGTGCGGGGTCGGCTGGTGGCCCGAGGAGTTCCAGGCACTGGCGGCTCCCCCGTTCGGTGAGCGCGGGGCCGTCACCGACGAGTACATCCGGGTGATGAAGGACCTGTGGACGCGGGATGACCCCGGGTTCACCGGAAAGTACTACCAGGTCAGCGACGTGACGCTCCTGCCGAAGCCGGTCCAGAGGCCGCATCCCCCGATCTGGATCGGGGGCCACACGGGCGCGGCGCTCCGTCGTGCCGGCGAGCTCGGCGACGGGTGGCATCCCATCGGGCTGCGGGCGCCCGCTGGCCTCACCCCGGCGGAGTACGCCGAGAAGGCTCAGCAGGTGCGGGCCTATGCGGCCCGGGCCGGGCGCCGGTCGGAGGCGATCCTCCTGACCCTCCGGGCCCCGCTCGAGATCTGGCCGAGCCGGCGCTCCCGCTCGGCCAAGCCGGCCGGGGGGACGGTGCTCCAGGGGAGCCCCTTGCGGGGGCCGGCCGAGAAGGTCGCCGGTGACATCCGGGCCTACCGCCGGGCCGGCGTTCAATTCTTCATCTTCGACTTCACGGAGCAGGACCCGCGCGCCATGGTGGAAACCATGGAGCACTTCGCGACGGAGGTCCGGCCCAAGGTGACGCGGGCCCGATGAGACGGCCCGGGCCGATCCCCGTCGCAGCCCGCCGTCCTCGGTCGTCGGCGGGCCTCGCCGGACCCGGTCGCGCTGCTGATCCGAAGGTATCCCGATGAGACGGCCCGGTTCGATCGCCCGATTCCACCCCACGGTCAGTCCGAAGGTATCCCGGTGAGCTCCCGGGGTCCGGCGTCCGCCACGCTCACGTCCGAGGGTCGGGTCGCCCGGCTGGCCACGGTGGACGAGACCGGGTACCCTCACCTGGTCCCTGTGTGTTATGCGACGGACGGACGCGCCTATTACTCCGCCCTCGACGCCAAGCCGAAGCGAATCCCTCCCGAGCGGCTCCGCCGGGTGCGGAACATCCGTGCCAATCCTCACGTGGCCCTCTTGATCGACCACTACGAGGAGGATTGGCGGCAGCTCCGGTACGTCATGGTCCAGGGGCAGGCCGAGCTGCTGGCCGGGGGACCCGAGTGGGAAGCCGCCCGCGGTCTCCTCCAGGCCAAGTATCCGCAGTACACGACGATGCCATTGAGCCAGTCCGGGCTCATGATCAAGATCACGCCCGAGCGCGTGATCGCCTGGAGCGCTTCGACGTGAGCGGACGGCGCGCGCTCTCGCCGGCCCTGGAGACCGCCCTCGACCGGGTCACCGCCGGCCGCCCGCTCGACCGCGCCGCCGGCGTCGCGCTCGTCGAGGCGACGCCGGGCGAACTGCCGGTGGTGCTGGAGGCCGCCGCCGCCGTTCGCGACGCCGGCAAGGGCCGGACGGTGACCTACTCTCGCAAGGTCTTCCTGCCCCTCACCAACCTGTGCCGGGACGATTGCGGATACTGCACCTTCAAGCGCGACCCCGGGCAGCCCGGAGCCCACACGATGAGCCTCGACGAGGTCCTGGCGGTCTGCCAGGCCGGGGCGCGGCTCTCGTGCAAGGAGGCCCTGCTGAGCCTCGGCGACAAGCCGGAGGCGCGGTTCCCCGAGCATCGCGCCTGGCTGCGCCGGCGGGGGTACCGCACGACACTGGAATACCTCCGCGCGGCGTGCGAGGCCATCGTCCGGCACACGTCCCTCCTGCCGCACGCCAACCCGGGCCTCATGCGCGAGCGGGACATCCTGGCGCTCCGGGACTGCAATGCGAGCCTCGGCCTCATGCTCGAGACCTCGGCCGACCGCCTGGGGGCTCCGGGCGGTCCCCATGATCACGCTCCCGACAAGCCGCCGCGGCTCCGGCTCCGGACGCTCGAGGCGGCGGGGCGGGTCGGCGTCGCCTTCACGACGGGGATCCTGATCGGCATCGGCGAGACACGGGCCGAGCGTGTCGAAGCGCTCCTCGCCATCCGCGAGGTGCACGAGCGGTACGGGCACGTACAGGAGGTCATCGTCCAGAACTTCCGCGCCAAGCCCGGGATCCCCATGGCGCGGCACCCCGAGCCCGACCTCGACGAGTTGCGGCGCACCCTCGCTGTGGCCCGCCTCCTGCTGGGTCCCGCGATGAACGTGCAAGCGCCGCCGAACCTCTCCCCCGGCACGTATCCGAGCCTGATCGCGGCCGGCCTGAACGACTGGGGCGGGATCTCGCCGCTGACCATCGACTACATCAACCCCGAGGCCCCCTGGCCGCACCTCGGCACACTGGCGGCGGCCACGGCGGCGGCGGGGCACCGCCTCCGCGAGCGCCTGGCGATCTACCCCGAATTCATCGACCGGCCGGGATTCGTTCCCGAGACGCTCCGGTCGCGGGTGGCTGCCGGCGTGGACGACCGCGGCCTCGTGCCGGAGTGGCCGCCGGCCATGGCGCATGCCGGAGGCATGGCGTGAGCGGATTCGCGGCAATCTGGGACAGGCTCGCTCGACCCGTGCGCGCGGCGCTCGCGCGGGCGCTGGACGGCGGGGAGCTGTCCGACGCCGACGGCCTCGCGCTGGCCCCCGTGACCGGCCGCGAGCTGACGGCGCTGGCTCTCGTCGCCGACGAGGTGCGGGCCCGCCAGGTCGGCGACGTGGTGACCTACGTCGTCAATCGCAACATCAACTTCACCAACGTCTGCATCAAGCACTGCACGTTCTGCGCCTTCAGCCGCGACCATCGGGAGGAGGAAGGCTATTTTCTCCCCGTGGAGGAAGTCGTGCGCCGGGCCCGTGAGGCGCGGGAGCTCGGGGCCACCGAGGTGTGTATCCAGGCCGGACTCCCGCCCAAGCTCGACGGCCGCTTCTACATCGACCTCTGCCGGGCGATCGCGCGCGAGCTTCCCGACCTCCACATCCACGCGTTCTCGCCCGAGGAGGTCCTCTACGGCGTGACGCGCTCCGGCCTGTCCGTCCGGGAGTACCTGGCCGAGCTCCGGGCGGCCGGCCTGGGGACGCTGCCGGGGACCTCCGCGGAAATCCTGGATGACGGGATCCGCGACGTCATCTCACGGGGACGGATCACGACCCGCCAGTGGCTCGACGTGATCACCACGGCGCACCGGCTCGGCATCCGGACGACGTCGACGATCATGTACGGCCACATCGAGACGCCGGCCCACTGGGTACGGCACATGACGCTCCTCCGCGACGTCCAGAAGGACACCGGTGGCTTCACGGAGTTCGTGCCCCTATCGCTCATCCACCAGGAGGCGCCCATGTACCGGCGCCACCTCGTGCCCGGCGTCCGCTCCGGCGCCACCGGAGCGGAAGTCGTCCGCATGCACGCGCTGGCCCGGCTCATGCTGGGCGCCACCTTCCGCAACATCCAATCGTCCTGGGTCAAGGAGGGGCCCAAGCTCGCCCAGATGCTCTTGACGTCGGGGGCCAACGACCTCGGCGGCACGCTGATCAACGAAAGCATCTCCACCTCGGCGGGCGCCCCCTATGGGCAGTTGGTGCCGCCCGCGGAGCTCCGGCGGATGGTGCGCGACCTGGGGCGCATTCCGGCCCAGCGCAGCACCACGTACGACGTCTTGAAGGTCTACGATGACGACACGGCGGCCGACCCCGAGCCCCTCGACGCGGTTTCCGACCCGGAGGCTCGGTTCGGCTCGTACCGACGTCTGACCGCAGCGAAAGAGTTCCGCTTCGCGCCCTCGCTGGCCACCGGCCCGGCGCGGGCCCCGGCTGGGCGCGACGACGACAGCGCCACGTGGAAGGCAGCACGCCCGGGCTTGCCACCCCCGTGCGGTGGCACAACCACAACTCCCTGAAAAGGAGGCGCGTCCAATGGCGAAGATGATGACGAAGTCGCAGGTGGTGTCACACCTGGCCGAGAAGTCGGAGCTGACCAAGAAGCAGGTGGCGAGCTTCATGGACGAGTTCCAGGCGCTGGCGGTCAAGGAGGCTAAGAAGAACGGCTTCATCGTTCCTGGATTCGGTAAGCTGGTGCTCTCGAACCGGAAGGCGCGCATGGGGCGCAACCCGCAGACCGGAGAGCCCATCAAGATTCCGGCCAAGCGCGTGGTTCGCTTCCGCGTCGCCAAGGCCATGAAGGACGCGATCCTCGGCGGAAAGAAGTAGCGACGCCCCATGCCGCGGTCGGCCCGGCGGCCGGCGTCCGGTCCGGCGGCCGAGCCGGCTCCGACCGCTCCCGAGCCCCGAACCTGGCAGGGGATCGTGTTCGGCCCGTGCCAGGCCGGGGCGGCGGAGGTCCGGCGGCTGTTCGACTTCGCGGGGGCCTGGGCTCCTGCATCCGGGCCAGGAGAGCTGTCGTGGGACGCCCGAGCCGAGGGCCGGGTCGTGGGGGGCATCCTCGTCGAGCGCCACGGCGAACAGGGATTCGTCCACGGTCCGGTGGTGGTCGAGCCGCCGCGGGCGGTCGAGCCCCTGGAGGTGGCCGCCCAGCTCATCGAATCCCTCCTGGTCCAGGCGACCAGTGTTCCGGTGAACACGCTGTTCACCCGTCCCCAGGGGCTCGACCGGCTGTGGGTTCGATACGGGTTCGTCCCCGTCCCGGAGGCCTCCCTGCCCACCGGCTTCCGAGACCGACCCGGGTCCGGCCTCCATGCCTGGCGGCGGCCCGGGACCTATACGATTGCCGTGCCCGACGTGGAGGGCCGTCGTCGCGGCCGATAGTGCCGGCTGTGAGTGACCAGGCGCCCACGACCGACCGTGCTATGTATCGAGCAGCGCGCCGAGCGGCGGCTTAGCCGCCGCAACCCTCCTGGGGGAGGTTTGGGAGGAGGCCGTCGAGGCCAACTCCCATGAGAGAAGCGCCGATGATCGTGGCGCTGGCGGGTGGGACCGGTGCCGCCAAGCTCCTCCGGGGCGTCCTCCGGGTGGTGGATCCGGCCCGGCTCTGGGTCGTCGGGAACACGGGTGACGATCTGGAGTGCTGGGGGCTCCACGTCTCGCCGGACCTCGACTCGGTGGCGTACGCCCTGGCCGGACTCCTCGACCCGGTGAGGGGGTGGGGAGTCCAGGACGACACGTTCCACTGTCTCGCGGCAATGGGGCGGCTCGGCCGGGACACCTGGTTCAGTCTCGGCGATCGCGACCTCGCGACCCATCTCCGCCGGACGGAGCTCCTGCGCGGCGGGGCGCCGCTGTCGGTGGCGACGCGCGCGATCTGTGACGCCCTCGGCGTCAGAGCGCGGCTCGTGCCGATGTCGGACGACGCGGTCCGTACGCGGATCCGCACCCCGGGGGGCTGGCTCGACTTCCAGGAGTTCTTCGTCCGCGAGAAGGCTGAGCCCGAGGTCTGCGAGGTGGTCTACACCGGGGCCGCGGAGGCCCGACCCGCCCCCGGCATCCTGGACGCCATCGCTGGCGCCGAGGCGATCATCGTCTGCTGCTCGAACCCCGTGACGTCGATCGGCCCGATCCTCGCCGTCCCCGGCCTGGTCGAGGCCCTGGCCGACACCCCGGCGCCGGTCGTCGCCGTCAGCCCCATCATCGGTAACGCGCCGGTCAGCGGCCCGGCCGGGAAGCTCCTCCGCGCCCGCGGTCTCCCCGTCTCGGCCCTGAGCGTCGCCGACGTCTATGCGCCGTGGCTCGATGTCCTCGTCCTCGACGACGAGGACGCCGCGCTGGCCCCCGCCCTCCGCGAGCGTGGCGTTCAGCCGGTCGCGACCGACACGCGCATGCGCGACGCCGCCGCCGAGGCCGCCCTGGCCCGCGCCGTCCTGGGCGCCGTGGAGCTCTCGCCGTGAAAGTGGCCGTGGTGCCGGCCAAGGACTTCGGCGCCGCCAAGCAGCGGCTCGCCCGGGCCCTGCCCGCGGAGGCGCGATCGGCTCTGGCGCGCGCCATGCTCGAAGACGTGCTGGCGGCGCTCGGCGATGGGGGTCTGGACCGCATCGTCGTGGTGACGCCCGACGCCGAAGCCGCCGCGCTGGCCGAGCGCTATGGCGCCACGGTGCTCGCCGAGCGCGAGAGCGCGGGCCACACCGCGGCGGTCGCCCATGGCTTCGCCGTCGCCCGTGAGCTGGGAGCGACCGTCGTGCTCACGGTGCCGGGCGACCTCCCGTGCCTCACCGCGGAGGAGGTCCGGGCGGTTCTGACCGCGTGCGGCCGCCCCCCGGCGGCCGTCTTCGTCCCGTCGC contains:
- a CDS encoding aminotransferase class III-fold pyridoxal phosphate-dependent enzyme, which codes for MTTDVEALETLSRELLATAARYLPGACLGQNTLPTELAFVADHGEGARLVDVRGRTYLDFVLGSGPLLLGHAHPAIVKAVQDQVAKGSTYFWLSEPSIRLAEEVVRAVPCAEQVRFVSTGTEGTMFAGRMARTFTGREKILKFEGGWHGLHDYAMVGNWRIPSEQPYPSPPPDVGGIPRGALESVLVAPFNDLETTAQITARHADDLAAIIVEPLQRAIRPRPGFLAGLRDLARQHGALLIFDEVVTGFRLAYGGAQERYGVVPDLAVFGKALTAGFPLAAIAGRADVMATAHPARKGTLDYAGLSGTLSGNALACAAGVAALGELRRPGVYPRLHALGERLRRGIGERAARVGVPLQAIGDGPIAQVFFVAPEADLASERALRTADAKRATRFGLELLARGLFVVPNTKLYISLAHTERDIDWALGVMEEVLREMR
- a CDS encoding LLM class F420-dependent oxidoreductase — translated: MEFGFALPSRGPLAKPGILVRLARKAEALGYSCVTVSDHIVLPTKSSAPYPYSPSGEFPGGARQDYLEPLILMAWLLAATRRIRVGTSVLVVPYRNPVVTAKQLATLDVLSGGRVIVGCGVGWWPEEFQALAAPPFGERGAVTDEYIRVMKDLWTRDDPGFTGKYYQVSDVTLLPKPVQRPHPPIWIGGHTGAALRRAGELGDGWHPIGLRAPAGLTPAEYAEKAQQVRAYAARAGRRSEAILLTLRAPLEIWPSRRSRSAKPAGGTVLQGSPLRGPAEKVAGDIRAYRRAGVQFFIFDFTEQDPRAMVETMEHFATEVRPKVTRAR
- a CDS encoding TIGR03668 family PPOX class F420-dependent oxidoreductase codes for the protein MSSRGPASATLTSEGRVARLATVDETGYPHLVPVCYATDGRAYYSALDAKPKRIPPERLRRVRNIRANPHVALLIDHYEEDWRQLRYVMVQGQAELLAGGPEWEAARGLLQAKYPQYTTMPLSQSGLMIKITPERVIAWSAST
- the cofG gene encoding 7,8-didemethyl-8-hydroxy-5-deazariboflavin synthase CofG is translated as MSGRRALSPALETALDRVTAGRPLDRAAGVALVEATPGELPVVLEAAAAVRDAGKGRTVTYSRKVFLPLTNLCRDDCGYCTFKRDPGQPGAHTMSLDEVLAVCQAGARLSCKEALLSLGDKPEARFPEHRAWLRRRGYRTTLEYLRAACEAIVRHTSLLPHANPGLMRERDILALRDCNASLGLMLETSADRLGAPGGPHDHAPDKPPRLRLRTLEAAGRVGVAFTTGILIGIGETRAERVEALLAIREVHERYGHVQEVIVQNFRAKPGIPMARHPEPDLDELRRTLAVARLLLGPAMNVQAPPNLSPGTYPSLIAAGLNDWGGISPLTIDYINPEAPWPHLGTLAAATAAAGHRLRERLAIYPEFIDRPGFVPETLRSRVAAGVDDRGLVPEWPPAMAHAGGMA
- the cofH gene encoding 5-amino-6-(D-ribitylamino)uracil--L-tyrosine 4-hydroxyphenyl transferase CofH; its protein translation is MSGFAAIWDRLARPVRAALARALDGGELSDADGLALAPVTGRELTALALVADEVRARQVGDVVTYVVNRNINFTNVCIKHCTFCAFSRDHREEEGYFLPVEEVVRRAREARELGATEVCIQAGLPPKLDGRFYIDLCRAIARELPDLHIHAFSPEEVLYGVTRSGLSVREYLAELRAAGLGTLPGTSAEILDDGIRDVISRGRITTRQWLDVITTAHRLGIRTTSTIMYGHIETPAHWVRHMTLLRDVQKDTGGFTEFVPLSLIHQEAPMYRRHLVPGVRSGATGAEVVRMHALARLMLGATFRNIQSSWVKEGPKLAQMLLTSGANDLGGTLINESISTSAGAPYGQLVPPAELRRMVRDLGRIPAQRSTTYDVLKVYDDDTAADPEPLDAVSDPEARFGSYRRLTAAKEFRFAPSLATGPARAPAGRDDDSATWKAARPGLPPPCGGTTTTP
- a CDS encoding HU family DNA-binding protein — its product is MAKMMTKSQVVSHLAEKSELTKKQVASFMDEFQALAVKEAKKNGFIVPGFGKLVLSNRKARMGRNPQTGEPIKIPAKRVVRFRVAKAMKDAILGGKK
- the cofD gene encoding 2-phospho-L-lactate transferase yields the protein MREAPMIVALAGGTGAAKLLRGVLRVVDPARLWVVGNTGDDLECWGLHVSPDLDSVAYALAGLLDPVRGWGVQDDTFHCLAAMGRLGRDTWFSLGDRDLATHLRRTELLRGGAPLSVATRAICDALGVRARLVPMSDDAVRTRIRTPGGWLDFQEFFVREKAEPEVCEVVYTGAAEARPAPGILDAIAGAEAIIVCCSNPVTSIGPILAVPGLVEALADTPAPVVAVSPIIGNAPVSGPAGKLLRARGLPVSALSVADVYAPWLDVLVLDDEDAALAPALRERGVQPVATDTRMRDAAAEAALARAVLGAVELSP